Proteins encoded in a region of the Dermacentor silvarum isolate Dsil-2018 unplaced genomic scaffold, BIME_Dsil_1.4 Seq351, whole genome shotgun sequence genome:
- the LOC119434968 gene encoding very long-chain specific acyl-CoA dehydrogenase, mitochondrial-like, translating into MATTTMRRAAWFTGVRVCARWASNDSVHTSTSGQRQRTFKKVESNSFLANLFMGEANLTQIFPFPDVLTADQTETLGMLLDPLNRFLTEVNNADANDANERIADETMQALKAMGGFGMQVPPELGGIGATNCQTARLSETIGQYDLALGITLGAHQVRSNSQHWA; encoded by the exons ATGGCTACCACTACGATGCGGCGAGCGGCTTGGTTCACCGGCGTGCGCGTATGCGC GCGCTGGGCGAGCAACGACAGTGTCCACACATCGACAAGTGGCCAGCGGCAGCGCACCTTCAAGAAAGTG GAGTCCAACTCGTTCCTGGCCAACCTGTTCATGGGGGAGGCAAACTTGACACAGATCTTCCCCTTCCCAGATG TGCTGACAGCTGACCAAACAGAGACATTGGGGATGCTACTGGACCCACTCAACAGGTTTCTGACG GAGGTGAACAATGCCGATGCGAACGATGCCAACGAACGCATCGCGGACGAGACGATGCAGGCGCTGAAGGCAATGGGAGGCTTTGGCATGCAAGTGCCTCCCGAGCTGGGAGGCATTGGGGCCACCAACTGCCAGACAGCACGCCTGAGCGAGACCATCGGCCAGTATGACCTGGCACTGGGCATCACGCTCGGTGCACACCAGGTGCGTTCCAACTCTCAGCATTGGGCCTGA